In Rhodamnia argentea isolate NSW1041297 chromosome 5, ASM2092103v1, whole genome shotgun sequence, the DNA window AACTAATAACGTGAATTCCGTAAAAGACAATAATTTCCTCAACCGACATTTGAAATTATGGGTATCGACCAGATTCAAAGTTAACGAAATTTAAATGTAAGCAATGTCCCGCCAATGGTTGAAGAGAGGCAAACACAAGCAGGGCAATCGTATAAAAACTCGCCATTTCTCGGAATTTCGTCATAATATATTTGGAAATAAAACCTCtttctaaatttgattttggttTGTTGAAATCATATTAAGAAAGTCGTTCGACACATTTTATAACCATTTtctccaaattaaaaaaaaaagtttaattttgCCGGAGGACATAAATTAAattatctttatttgaaatcaaTCAATAAATAATATAATAGATAAATACAAAGCATATGTCCGCCATGAACGCTTGTCCCTCACATTCCTCCCCATAGGTGGTGTGTGAGCTGAGCCAGTGCGCcccgaggagagagaaagccgAACTGAAACTTCTCACTCgcagtaagagagagagagcggtgaAGAGAGAGATAGTGCCAGATGCTCTGCGGATGGGGAAAACTGAGCAGCAAAACCTGCAGCGGCGGCCGGGGGGCGAGCACGACGCGCGGGGGGATGGCGGTTCGTCGCGATTCTTCTGCGAGAGATGTTCGGTGGGGCTCCGCCGGGTCGCGGGCGAGTTCAGCCTCAGATGCGTCTTCGTCTTGGTGCTGGGCCTCGCCGTTTTCCTGTCGGGAATCTTCTGGGTTCTCCCCCTACGTGGTGCGCGATCCGGTTTCGATGTGAAAGACGCGGTTAAGCTCAGTGGTACGAGTCTCGGACCTCGGTCGCTACTCTTGCATTCAGTGGGCCGACACTATTTTGTTGTGATTGCGTTCGTTTCTGCTCCGATTTTAGGAACTGATGCTGTGCGATTCGCTCTCTGTCGAGGATTTTTTATCTAGGGCTCCTTGCGTTTGTTCATCTAGTGCTTGGGAACATAATTAGGGTTTCAGCGTCTACACTTGATTTGCAAATGCTTGGTTTTGGGGTTTAGTGCATACTAGCGGACTAGCAGTAAGGTGTCTAATTTACACGTCTCGTGTTCACCAATATGTAATGTTCTTCCCGGAGATTGGGCGTTGCTGCTGGCGAATCCACAGGCAGAATTTAATGCTGTGGGTCATTGACCATGTCATTTTCCGTGAGCAAATGGTTGATATTGTCGACGAGCTTTGTGGTTACAACTTCTTCTGTATTTCCAACTGATATCTTGAGATGAGTTTGTTTCACTGAGGACCCAGACAAAACCCCGGACAGGAAATCTGCAATTAGAATAGTCGAGAGCTGTGTCTTAAGGCAAAATTGGTCtggaatttgagaattttttgttgttgttttttgtaCAATTGAGGACAGTTAAGGCCACGGATAATGAATAATTGATGCGTGGTGAGTTTGGGTGAGAATGTGGAATGTGTTTGATGGAAAGAAAGTGCTTGATGTGtttgcaaaaaataactttGGGATAAAAGAGTTCTCTACCAAAGCATAAGTGAATGTTCCTCCAACTAAGGATAAATCATCAAGGATAAATAACTAGTTTAGTATAaaactaggagatgttaaattAGGAAACATCAAGTTAGGAAACAAACTTGAACTAGGAAACTTGCTTAAATTAGGAAACAACCCTCCAGCCTTTGATTCAGCTAAAAGAgcctttatttttcaatttctataGATTCCATCTTGGACTCTTTCTTATCATTGGACTCATTGGATCATGCCTTCGCCGAAATCTCCCTTTACTTGCACGAACATTAAATGGTCTTTACTGAAAATTTATTAGTAATGTCAATGGATCTATAGCCACTGAGAGTAGTGCAATTTCTTGAGTTATCTTTAAGGTCGAAGAAAGTACATTGAAATGTGATTGCTGATCAGGGTAGCTTTAAGAAAGGTGTCATAAATATATGATTTTTAACATCAAATCGAGCTGTGCATTGACCGCCCTAGTTTGCTTTGACTTTAAACATAGGTTGCATGCTGATGCACTTGACTTCAGACAACAGTTGAGAGAACACAGGGTATGTACAtaccaaagaaacaaaaggatcTGCGAGAATGTTATTTTCAACTATGCATTGTTCTCTTAAACTGAGTGATATTTTTCAAGGATGAATTGTTATAATATCGAGTCAGACTGTTGAGATGTTTGATCTGATCAGCAAAGCTAGAGGATTTGTATGGCCGGTGTGATTGATTCATTTTAAGTTTATGATGGCAATCTGGTGTGTTGACTTCGTATGTATTGGctttctcatcattttcttgaatcAAATAGCTAGTATGTCTTTTATGCGGCagggccaattgagtcatataAGTTGAGGAGTTCAATATTTGATCATTCAAGCTCAGTTCTGTTAGTTCAGTGTTGTCTTTTGAACTATGAGCAATTTTATTTGTATAGGACAATACAGAAAATGGATGTGATGATGTTCATGTGTGGGAAAGAAGAATGTTTGACATGCGTTTTGATGATATAATGGTTTTTTCTCTCGAATGATATTCTATCAAAAGGTTGGAACTAGGCAAACCCAAAATCTAGCAAATCTAAATGACTTTAATGCAGTATGTCCAAGCTTGACAGCATTCGAATTCATGATCGCTACTTTGTTTAAATGCTCTACAACAAAGTAAAAGAAGGTGCATCAACAGAACCTTTCTCTGACTCACCAAAATTGCAGTTTAGAAGGAAGAATTTCTGAATGGTCGCTATTCTGGAAGGGAACAAAGTTGTTTTATCTGTACATCTTAGTGTTCCTAACATGATAAGTTAGGTATATTCTACCGGAAATAATTTGTTGTAAGTCAGAGAAAAGTTTGATTACAGATTGGATGAGTCTGATAACAGTATGAAGTTTGTTATGCACATGAGATAATAGAGGAAAAAGAGGGGCCATCTAAAAGGATGATCTGTTGACACTTGGACATACTATCCaaaggagtttttttttggaGTATTATGCACAACTTTAAGCTTGACAGGCATGAATAATAACTTATCTCTGAATAAAGCTCTTTAACTTTATAGACCTTTTTGTTGTCTCTCCAATATTTTGGCTCATTTGACATCGATTAATGCTATGATTGGGAAAATGGGGGAAAGAAAATTTGGGtgcaaatatttaaataaacatAATTTCTTTTAAGTAAGTTAAAATagtgggcattttttttttttttggattttcctccCCCATCATGCTTCCAACCATAGCATAAGTGTGGAATTTCTGTGTGGCAGCCGAAACCTGTAAATATTCATGTTTGAATCTAAGTTTTCCCTAACTAAAAATCATTGGTCCATACTAGATATTTAGAATGTGAATTGTAaaggatttgcttttacattcACGAGTAGGCAAGCCTTGCATCACTTTGTCTCTGTTGCTATTGTGTCTGATTAGCATGTTCCTAGATTATTTTACCTTGTCATAAATGACAAATCCAGCGGGTACGGTGTCCTCTACAAATCTATGTAAcaaaacaacctattcacccctttTTACAATAGTTTTCATTTGATTGATATGAGATAATGGCATGTTCATATTTGCCCCTCTGGTTCTCACAAGTCGTTTACGTATTTTTATAAAGTGTATTTGCAGATCACTGCATGCTGTTTAATTATCAGACATGTTTTGTGATTAGGTATTGATTGCTGCATTCATTGAAGTTGCAGCTCTTATATGTCAAATAGATTTCCTCTCCTGGCCTCTTTGTACTGAAAATTGAGCAGTGAGAATTGACATTAAAGGAACTAGTTTTACTCCCAAGCCTGGGAGCGCCTTTGAACTGTATAAATCAATTTTATCCTACCTTTGAGCTCTTACATACTATTAAGTGGCCCATGCTTTCTTTTTATAATCTGTTCTTATGTTAATgactctttcctttctttatacTTAGTCAACTTTCACTATGTCTGTTTAACAGCCACAGTTCAGGTATCTTTTAGGCTGGAAAAGCCAGTTTCCGAGATTGTTATGCGTATTGGAAGGTTAGAATATGACATCTACAGTGAAATTGGTGTTCCAGATACAAAGGTAATTGACTGTTACACTGtgtattttgttttctttttaatcagaGATGACATTAATGCAGAAGTGTTATGAGCAGGTGGCAGTATTATCGGCACACAAATCAGGCTCAACTAACTATACTGATGTGGTGTTTGGCGTTCTGTCTGACCAAATGAATGTTCCAATTAATCAAGTGTCACTAAGTGTTCTGAGATCGTATTTGATTGATCTCTTCCTCCGGCAGACTAATCTAACTGTTACAGCATCTCTTTTTGGGCAACCATCTGAGCTTCAGATTTTGAAGTTTCCCGGGGGAATTACTGTGAACCCAATGCAATCTGCTTCAATTTGGCAGATACCCCAGATCCTATTTAATTTTACTCTCTACCAGTCTATAAGGGAGATACAGGAGAATTTTCTTGAGTTCAAGGAACAGCTGAAATACGGATTGCGTCTAAGGTCTTATGAGGTAAGTCAGTTGCCCTGATGAGTTTTAAGAATGGACTGATCTGCACCATTTAAGTGTTTAGGAATTCATCTAAACCACCATTTTGAGCTCTGTTGTGACTGAAAAGTTAAAATTTCATAGCATAATGTTCGAAGGCTGTCATTTTGCAGAGTAACTTTGAAATTGGATAGGGGAAGAAtcttctttcatttgttttctagGTAAAGTTGTTTAATGAGCTTCTTATCATATACCTGTTTCTGCACACTTCCCGAAGTACATGAAGCATGTTGGTTCTTTGttaaaaaatgttattttcaaaacacaaGGTACATTGAATCGAGTTTAGtgtcaagatcttcttgatctTCCAATGCTTACAACGAGAGCTGCTCAATGAGATTCAAGATCAGCATTACAATGTTTGTACATCCATTTTATGTTACACGATGAGTAATGCATCTTATATGTTTATAGGAATTCCTCCTTACATCATCTGTTCtttgtaattaaattttctgTACTCTGATACTCCTTCCTTTTCTACTTTGCCAATTTATTTCTCCAACAGAATGTATATGCACAAGTTACGAATATGGAGGGTTCAACAGTTGCTTCCTTTGTCACAATTGAGGCTTCCATTACTTCTGATTTGGGGAGTCTTCTACCGCAGAGGTTAAAGCAATTAGCCCAAATAATCTCAGGATCTCCTGAAAATCTCGGTCTTAATAATACAGTTTTTGGCAATGTGAAAGGTGTCAGCTTGTCATCTTATTTGAAGCGTACCCTTACTTCTGGCCCTCCTACACCTTCTCCAGCTCCATCGCCCGGGTTTGTGCCATCAGCTTCCCCATATATCTCTCCTTCTTATTCCCCAGCTCCCTCACCTAACCTGCATCCAGTTCCACGTTGCCGTAAATGTGAGATCTCTGTATATTTTGGCTACTTTTTTATCTCAAGTCCTCGAAAGATGGGTCCTATGTCAGGTCTCACAGCAGATTGTACATGTGGTGGGAGCACAATCGCTCCAGCCACCTCACCTTTTCATTCTAGTCCAGCTCAAACTCCGACCGCTCTATCTCCTGCACCTGCTTCGCATTCACCTTTTGTGTCTCCAACATCACAACATTCGCCATCTTTCTCGCCAGCACCAACGGTGTCCATTGCCTCCCCGCCAGTTGAGGATAAAGGATTCGGAGAAGGCCTTGTATCCCCTTCTCTTGCGCCACTTCAATCATGTAAGCCTCTTAGTTTTGAGATGACATTTTCTGTTTACcttaattgataatttcttttttaatacaTTGAATGTTACTGTTGAATTACAAAGTGATGAGTGAAAGATCACGGTGAAGAATGCAGCTGTTAATTGTTTATGCTTTCTTAAAGATTAGTTGTAGGCCACAGATGGAACAGGATTTAAAATTGGTGCTCTTCTTTTTAAAGTATCATGGTTCGATGCcatcagaaaatgaaaatggtgATTAGTGTTCATGAGCTTGATATATATGTAATAATAGCACAACATTAATTATGTATAAGTAGAGTGGCATTTTGGGGCATTCACTGTTAGAGGATTGATAGATCACATGTGGAAACGTCGGAGCTTTAACTTGATTGATTAGGATTGCGAGTGATAAATCTCATCTTGCCGTCCAAATGATTCACAACTTAATTGATTTAGCTTGTGTTCATAGTTCAATCCATCTTGCAGGATTGTTGCTACACTGACTGAGGTCGACCATCTCTTGATTAAAATCGGGGAATAGGGTGATGTATCTCCTGACAGGTCTCATACATTAGGGTAGTTGAAGTTCAGAGTAATTATTTTGAGATTCTGTCATCTGTTAGTATTATTCAGCACTTGATAAATGAAGTGAGGGTGAAAGCCAGTGGATAGCCATGCTATGTTGCATTAATGAATGTACTTATTGGCTGCAATTTGTTGTTCTGTCCTCTAATCATCTTGATCAAGTTATTCAACTATATCATAGTGAGAGACTTTAGTTTAGTTTATCTTCACCCAATCGTAGGTTTGACTCTTGACTTTAATGGTAGTTGCTGGTACTTGGTGCAATTTTGTTTATTATTCTTGATCCAGAAGTTAGCTTTTTCTTTCCGTTGGTATTATTTCACAACAAGATTGATTTCTGTGTCAATTATAATTTGATTTCTCTGCAAGCTTTCCTTTATATTGAGCTTAAAGTTGGTAAATACAGTGACAAATGCTTTTGCATATCGACGGATCTTCATATTATGCTACGTTGTCTAAAGTTGCAGATGGAACGGTTTCCCTCATTTTACCGTCTGTCGTATCAATTCCATTTTTCCTATTGTCTCCACCTTATAAAATTTTGAGGGTTTTCTTTGTATTGTGGGATGGTAATGTCATGTTGAAGTGAACTTCTCTTTCAATATCCCTGGATTATATGTACTGATGACATGATATTAAGTTCCCATCGGATGAGAATCATGAGATTGCATGTTTCATTCTGAAAATTATCTGCTTGAAGCTTTTTTCGCCATTTGTTGTTGGGCGTCTAAATTAGATATGTTCTTCAATTGGCTGTCTTTACCAGTGGCCTTTCCATTCACATTTGACACCCTATGTGCTTTTGCAGCTTTTGCGGTGCCTCTCTCTCCAGATATGTGGTTGCTGGTATACTCTACATTTCTGATTAATCTGCTGGGTTGGTTGAGTTCATAAATCTGTTAAACATGTGTTCAGAGGGAAGAAAGATGAGGACATTGTCATTTTGTCAATGTGCTATCGACCAGTTTTGTTCTCCTTCGAGAAGTTGAAGAAGTGTCTTCTTTTCTTGGGCAATCCAATCAAGGTAAATCGGTCAAAGCCGAAAAAAGGTGGCGGGCCGCTCATCTATTCTCTGTTATGGTGTAACATTTTATTTTCAGAGGGAAACGTGGCTCGAGGGTAATTTTGTGAATAGGTGAGGAACATAGGTTGCAGGTTCCAAAGGGAACTTTAATCACGTCGATGCAATTGTAAAAATTAACCCAAGGCTCCTTTTGGGCATCTGCAATGCAGGGCAGAAGCTATtgccataaaagaaaagaaatggaatacTCAAA includes these proteins:
- the LOC115727209 gene encoding uncharacterized protein LOC115727209, which produces MGKTEQQNLQRRPGGEHDARGDGGSSRFFCERCSVGLRRVAGEFSLRCVFVLVLGLAVFLSGIFWVLPLRGARSGFDVKDAVKLSATVQVSFRLEKPVSEIVMRIGRLEYDIYSEIGVPDTKVAVLSAHKSGSTNYTDVVFGVLSDQMNVPINQVSLSVLRSYLIDLFLRQTNLTVTASLFGQPSELQILKFPGGITVNPMQSASIWQIPQILFNFTLYQSIREIQENFLEFKEQLKYGLRLRSYENVYAQVTNMEGSTVASFVTIEASITSDLGSLLPQRLKQLAQIISGSPENLGLNNTVFGNVKGVSLSSYLKRTLTSGPPTPSPAPSPGFVPSASPYISPSYSPAPSPNLHPVPRCRKCEISVYFGYFFISSPRKMGPMSGLTADCTCGGSTIAPATSPFHSSPAQTPTALSPAPASHSPFVSPTSQHSPSFSPAPTVSIASPPVEDKGFGEGLVSPSLAPLQSSFAVPLSPDMWLLVYSTFLINLLGWLSS